From a single Leptidea sinapis chromosome 1, ilLepSina1.1, whole genome shotgun sequence genomic region:
- the LOC126968973 gene encoding transcription initiation factor TFIID subunit 2, which translates to MKKERTGDNCRPFKLAHQILSLTGISFERRSVIGFVELTIVPLKDNLRYIRLNAKQCRIYRVCLNDQYEANFHYFDPFLDICQNDPNTRSLEVFSQYHLSAAQKIDPDHNSGELHIQVPDEAAHLVGEGRGLRIGIEFSLESPQGGMHFVVPEGEESLVEKSAHMFTYGHSARLWFPCVDSFAEPCTWKLEFTVDESLTAVSCGDLLDVVFTPDHRRKTFHYVINTPACAPNIALAIGPFETYVDPFMNEVTHYCLPNLMQILKNTVRYLHEAFEFYEETLSTRYPYTCYKQVFVDETEDDSTAYTTMSILSTHLLHSIAIIDQTYVSRKAMAQAVAEQFFGCFITMQNWSDLWLAKGIPDYLCGLYSKKCFGNNEYRYWIHQELQEVVSYEEQYGGIVLDPWQPPASGARVEPKDVFYFPVRNVQTMSPRYIEIMRKKSHLVLRMLEQRIGQELLLQVFNKQLSLATNAANTKIGSGMWGHLLLSTNLFVKAIFTVTGKEMAVFVDQWVRTGGHAKFQLTSVFNRKRNTVELEIRQDSVHERGIRKYVGPLLVQLQELDGTFKHTLQIENTVVKADITCHSKSRRNKKKKIPLCTGEEVDMDLSAMDDSPVLWIRLDPEMSLLRSTVISQPDYQWQYQLRHERDITAQSEAIDALHNYPEPATRLALTDTIENEHAYYKIRCRAAHCLTKVANAMISSWAGPPAMLTIFRKMFGSFSAPHIIKQNNFDNLQHYFLQKTIPVAMAGLRNIHGICPPEVVRFLLDLFKYNDNSKNHFSDNYYRAALVDALAATITPVISVLQPGAPITADSLSADTKLVLEEITRVLNLEKVLPCYKNTVTVSCLRAIRRMQQCGHLPSIPTIFRAYAQYGQYIDVRLAAFECLVDFVRVDGKPEDFSSLLTAVENDPEPGVRHGLARLMVTMPPFERAQRHKLDTEAVVHRLWNNINSHLSNDARLRCDLVDLYFTLYGLKRPICVPLPEIQAMMKHMHNKEKERVERERERLEREKERQREMELKPVIKQEIDDTVIVKREPEAIDTTPIAQLAPVDQLPVPLSSIKEEEDKNVDIISVHDIPMGGYNEDSKREFISDNAAPLPGIPGSCGPIGFEPAMFRRDADDLGAPKAKKKKKDKKKHKHKHKHKHNKDKKEHKDKLSLPPSTTDHLRIKEETRETLSSFSSSQSPSEDICMMPTNMSF; encoded by the exons ATGAAAAAAGAACGTACTGGTGATAACTGTCGGCCTTTCAAATT agcTCATCAAATTCTAAGTCTGACAGGAATTAGTTTTGAGAGAAGAAGTGTTATT GGTTTTGTGGAACTCACGATTGTTCCTTTGAAAGACAACCTGAGGTACATTCGCCTAAATGCCAAGCAATGCCGGATTTATAGAGTATGTTTGAATGATCAATATGAAGCTAACTTCCACTACTTTGATCCATTCTTGGATATATGTCAGAATGACCCAAATAC GCGATCTCTTGAAGTATTCTCTCAATACCACTTATCAGCAGCACAAAAAATTGATCCAGATCACAACTCTGGAGAACTTCATATCCAAGTTCCTGATGAGGCTGCTCACTTAGTAGGAGAGGGCAGGGGCCTTCGTATTGGTATTGAGTTCTCACTGGAATCCCCTCAAGGTGGAATGCATTTTGTTGTGCCAGAAGGAGAAGAATCTTTGGTTGAA aaatcaGCTCACATGTTTACATATGGCCACTCCGCCCGCCTCTGGTTTCCTTGTGTGGACAGCTTTGCAGAGCCATGTACTTGGAAGTTGGAGTTCACTGTAGATGAAAGCCTCACAGCAGTTTCATGTGGTGACCTGCTGGATGTGGTGTTCACTCCAGACCATCGGAGGAAAACATTTCACTATGTTATAAATACACCTGCATGTGCTCCTAACATTGCATTGGCCATagg ACCATTTGAAACCTATGTGGACCCATTTATGAATGAAGTAACACACTACTGCTTACCAAATTTAATGCAAATATTGAAGAATACAGTGAGGTACTTACATGAGGCATTTGAATTCTATGAGGAGACACTATCAACAAGATACCCTTACACTTGTTATAAACAGGTTTTTGTTGATGAG ACTGAAGATGACTCCACAGCATACACCACAATGTCAATACTGAGCACCCACTTACTCCATTCTATCGCCATAATTGATCAAACATATGTGAGCAGGAAAGCTATGGCACAGGCTGTGGCTGAACAGTTCTTTGGATGTTTCATAACCATGCAGAACTGGTCAGATTTGTGGCTTGCTAAAGGAATACCTGATTATTTATGTGGATTGTATTCAAAGAAGTGCTTTGGTAATAACGAGTACAGGTATTGGATTCACCAAGAGTTACAAGAG GTGGTATCGTACGAGGAACAGTATGGCGGGATTGTGTTAGACCCTTGGCAGCCGCCCGCTAGCGGCGCGCGGGTCGAGCCTAAAGATGTCTTCTATTTCCCAGTGAGAAACGTACAAACTATGTCGCCAAGATATATCGAG ATAATGAGAAAGAAGTCTCACTTGGTGCTCCGGATGCTGGAACAGAGAATCGGACAAGAGCTGTTGCTGCAAGTGTTCAACAAACAACTCTCCCTCGCTACTAATGCTGCTAACACCAAGATTGGTAGTGGAATGTGGGGCCACTTGTTGTTGTCCACTAATTTATTCGTCAAAGCAATCTTTACAGTCACTGGGAAAGAGATGGCGGTGTTTGTTGATCAGTGGGTTAGAACTGGTGGGCATGCCAAGTTTCAATTGACTTCAGTTTTCAATAGGAAAAG AAACACAGTTGAGCTGGAAATTCGTCAAGACAGTGTCCATGAGCGCGGTATCCGCAAGTACGTGGGTCCATTGTTGGTACAGCTGCAAGAGCTTGATGGCACATTTAAACACACGCTGCAAATAGAGAATACTGTGGTGAAAGCTGACATCACGTGCCACAGCAAGAGcagaagaaataaaaagaagaaGATTCCCTTGTGCACGGGCGAAGAGGTTGATATGGACCTGTCTGCTATGGA CGATTCGCCAGTATTATGGATCCGGCTCGACCCGGAGATGTCCCTGCTGCGCAGCACCGTGATCTCCCAGCCGGACTACCAGTGGCAGTACCAGCTGCGACATGAACGTGATATCACCGCACAGAGCGAGGCCATCGACGCCCTGCACAACTACCCGGAGCCGGCCACGAGGCTGGCTCTCACCGACACCATCGAGAACGAGCATGCCTATTATAAGATAAGGTGCAGGGCTGCGCATTGTTTGACTAAG GTGGCAAATGCAATGATAAGTTCGTGGGCGGGCCCCCCCGCCATGTTGACTATCTTCAGGAAGATGTTCGGGTCGTTCTCGGCGCCGCACATAATCAAGCAGAACAACTTCGACAACTTGCAGCATTACTTTTTGCAGAAGACCATACCTGTTGCAATGGCCG GACTACGAAACATCCACGGCATCTGTCCGCCAGAGGTCGTGAGATTCCTGTTAGATCTATTCAAATACAATGATAACTCTAAGAACCACTTCTCGGACAACTACTACAGGGCAGCCCTAGTAGATGCACTGGCCGCCACCATTACGCCTGTTATTTCCGTTTTACAACCG GGTGCACCAATAACAGCCGACTCGCTGTCAGCGGACACTAAACTAGTGCTGGAGGAGATTACCCGTGTGCTCAACCTGGAGAAGGTGCTGCCTTGCTACAAGAACACAGTGACTGTGTCGTGTCTGCGGGCAATACGAAGGATGCAGCAATGTGGTCACTTACCCAGTATACCGACGATATTTAGAGCATACGCGCAATATGGACAATATATAG ATGTCAGGCTAGCTGCATTCGAGTGTTTAGTGGACTTCGTGCGGGTGGACGGCAAGCCCGAGGACTTTTCGTCGCTGCTGACGGCCGTGGAGAACGACCCTGAGCCCGGCGTGAGACATGGCCTGGCCCGGCTGATGGTGACCATGCCGCCCTTCGAGAGGGCCCAGAGGCACAAGCTGGACACAGAGGCGGTGGTGCACCG TCTTTGGAACAATATCAATAGTCATTTATCCAATGATGCAAGACTGCGGTGCGATTTGGTCGATTTGTACTTCACTCTGTATGGCTTGAAGCGGCCCATATGTGTGCCGCTGCCGGAGATACAGGCCATGATGAAACACATGCATAATAAGGAGAAAGAGAGAGTTGAGAGAGAAAGAGAGAGGCTTGAGAGGGAAAAGGAGAGACAACGGGAGATGGAGTTGAAGCCGGTCATCAAGCAGGAGATTGACGACACG GTGATAGTGAAACGTGAACCGGAAGCTATAGACACAACACCAATAGCCCAGCTGGCCCCAGTCGATCAGTTGCCTGTACCACTCTCTTCTATCAAGGAGGAAGAGGACAAGAATGTTGACATCATAAGCGTGCATGATATTCCGATGGGGGGATATAAT GAGGATTCGAAGCGTGAGTTTATATCTGACAACGCGGCGCCTCTACCGGGTATACCTGGTTCGTGCGGACCGATTGGGTTCGAACCCGCCATGTTCCGACGCGATGCCGACGATCTTGGCGCGCCGAAG GcaaagaagaaaaagaaggACAAGAAGAAACACAAACATAAACACAAGCACAAGCACAACAAGGACAAGAAAGAGCACAAAGATAAACTGTCCCTCCCCCCCTCCACCACGGACCACTTGAGGATCAAGGAGGAGACGCGCGAGACACTGAGCTCGTTCAGCTCGAGCCAGAGCCCCTCCGAGGATATCTGCATGATGCCGACTAATATGAGCTTCTAA